A genomic segment from Paramixta manurensis encodes:
- a CDS encoding peptide MFS transporter has protein sequence MKQATNAQPHGIPAGTGALFFIQIFATLGFAVLYSTLVLYATKRLGFSEGQANAMMGVFGAFNYGLHLFGGYLGGRYLSNRNLFVLGMVLQVAGCWVLSGQSAEGLYWGLAMFLTGSGLNVTCINMMLTQRFSPEDNRRESAFLWNYAGMNLGFFIGFTGAGYFQLGEHYQALFLFATVGNACAIVISLLRWKILADIDTPLLHVGKRQFFGRMLIGLAVLVVLVPLIRLLLTHADFTGSFVITLGAVIFLLLCLTTLRHRPRAEQRRMAAYLILALGSLVFWMLYQLAPMGLMLFVEHNINLTVYGIQVAPQWVQNINTLVIVFGGPLLALAFRNLRERGWRIDIPLQFASSLFCIGLGMLVLPLGIMLAGADGIVAFKWIVASYLLQSIGELLISPIGYAMIGKLAPARYQGIMMGCWMMVTGVASVLAGYVSGWMPDNAGSSAALTNPGYSHVFSLLGWGSAAVGVVMLFLIPLLRKLILQNETHA, from the coding sequence GGCGCTGTTTTTTATTCAAATCTTCGCCACGCTAGGCTTCGCGGTACTCTATTCCACACTGGTGTTGTATGCCACTAAACGTCTTGGGTTTAGTGAAGGGCAGGCCAATGCAATGATGGGCGTCTTCGGCGCGTTCAACTATGGGTTGCACTTGTTCGGCGGCTATTTAGGCGGTCGCTACCTCAGCAACCGCAACCTGTTTGTGTTGGGCATGGTGCTACAAGTCGCCGGTTGCTGGGTGCTTTCCGGCCAAAGCGCAGAGGGCCTCTATTGGGGGCTGGCGATGTTCCTCACCGGCAGCGGCCTGAATGTGACCTGTATTAATATGATGCTGACCCAGCGTTTTTCTCCGGAAGATAACCGCCGTGAGAGCGCGTTTCTGTGGAACTACGCAGGCATGAACCTCGGGTTCTTTATCGGTTTCACCGGCGCCGGTTATTTCCAGCTTGGCGAACACTATCAGGCACTGTTTTTGTTTGCCACGGTGGGCAACGCCTGTGCGATTGTGATTTCTTTACTGCGCTGGAAAATCCTTGCGGATATTGATACGCCACTACTGCATGTCGGCAAGCGTCAATTCTTTGGCCGGATGTTAATTGGCCTGGCGGTGTTGGTGGTGCTGGTCCCCTTAATTCGCCTGCTGCTTACCCATGCGGATTTTACCGGCTCGTTTGTTATTACACTTGGCGCGGTGATTTTTCTGCTGCTGTGCCTGACGACGTTGCGCCATCGTCCGCGTGCAGAGCAGCGCCGAATGGCGGCTTATTTGATCCTGGCGTTAGGATCGCTGGTGTTCTGGATGCTGTATCAACTGGCGCCGATGGGGTTAATGCTGTTTGTTGAACACAATATCAACCTAACGGTCTACGGCATTCAAGTGGCGCCGCAGTGGGTACAAAACATTAACACGCTGGTCATTGTGTTTGGCGGCCCGTTGCTGGCATTGGCGTTCCGTAACCTACGTGAGCGTGGCTGGCGGATTGATATTCCATTGCAGTTCGCTTCTTCGCTGTTCTGCATTGGTTTAGGCATGTTGGTGCTGCCGCTAGGCATTATGCTGGCGGGCGCGGACGGTATTGTGGCGTTTAAATGGATTGTGGCAAGTTACCTGCTGCAAAGTATCGGTGAATTGCTGATCTCGCCGATTGGCTACGCGATGATCGGTAAACTGGCGCCGGCGCGTTACCAGGGCATTATGATGGGATGCTGGATGATGGTGACCGGCGTGGCGTCGGTACTGGCCGGGTACGTTTCCGGTTGGATGCCGGATAATGCCGGTAGCTCTGCGGCGCTCACCAATCCGGGTTATAGTCATGTCTTCAGTCTGCTGGGCTGGGGCTCAGCCGCAGTCGGCGTGGTGATGCTGTTCTTAATCCCGCTGTTGCGTAAATTAATTCTTCAAAACGAAACCCACGCGTAA
- a CDS encoding TorD/DmsD family molecular chaperone, with the protein MNEFSIICRVLGSLYNRQPQDPLLMPLFTLIREGKLAQHWPLEQGELLQRLQQHSDPQTLAADYNALFVGSDCKVPPYGSQWENGPQETEVRRFLHARGMPLTDAPADHFGALLLAASWLEDQSEADEIQAQITLFDDYLLPWCGAFLGKTEAHATTVFYRTLAAISREALQAMRDELEEEGGVAE; encoded by the coding sequence ATGAATGAGTTTTCCATTATCTGCCGCGTACTGGGATCGTTATATAATCGCCAGCCGCAAGACCCGCTGCTGATGCCTCTGTTTACCCTGATTCGTGAAGGCAAACTGGCGCAGCACTGGCCATTGGAGCAGGGTGAGTTATTACAGCGATTGCAACAGCATAGCGACCCGCAAACGCTTGCCGCCGACTATAACGCGCTGTTCGTTGGCAGCGATTGCAAAGTGCCGCCTTATGGCTCGCAATGGGAGAATGGCCCGCAAGAAACCGAAGTGCGCCGCTTTTTGCATGCGCGCGGTATGCCGTTAACCGACGCGCCTGCCGACCATTTTGGAGCATTGTTACTGGCCGCGTCCTGGCTGGAAGACCAGTCAGAAGCCGATGAGATTCAGGCACAAATCACCCTGTTTGATGATTATTTACTGCCATGGTGCGGCGCCTTTCTCGGCAAAACTGAAGCGCATGCGACGACGGTTTTTTATCGTACGCTGGCGGCCATTAGCCGCGAAGCGCTTCAGGCGATGCGTGACGAGCTTGAAGAAGAGGGCGGCGTGGCAGAGTAA
- a CDS encoding phosphatase, producing MYPVDLHMHTVASTHAYSTLHDYIAQAKANGIKLFAITDHGPDMADAPHYWHFVNMRIWPRLVDGVGILRGIEANIKNTAGEIDCTGPMLDTMDLVVAGFHEPVFPPQDKATHTEAMIAAMASGNVHIISHPGNPKFPVDIPAIAEAAARYDVALEINNSSFTHSRLGSEPNCRAIAAAVRDAGGRLSLGSDSHTAFTLGHFDHCLRILREVDFPEDRVLNVTPRRLLDFLEMRSGKRIDEFADL from the coding sequence ATGTATCCCGTAGACCTGCATATGCATACTGTTGCCAGCACCCATGCTTACAGCACGCTACATGACTATATCGCCCAGGCGAAAGCAAACGGAATTAAACTGTTCGCGATCACCGATCACGGCCCGGATATGGCCGATGCGCCACATTATTGGCACTTTGTGAATATGCGCATTTGGCCGCGGTTGGTCGACGGCGTTGGCATTTTGCGCGGTATTGAGGCCAATATTAAAAATACCGCCGGTGAAATCGATTGTACTGGTCCGATGCTGGATACGATGGATTTAGTGGTGGCGGGGTTTCATGAGCCGGTGTTCCCGCCACAAGATAAAGCCACCCACACCGAAGCGATGATTGCGGCCATGGCCAGCGGGAACGTGCATATCATTAGCCATCCTGGCAATCCTAAGTTTCCGGTCGATATTCCGGCGATTGCCGAAGCGGCGGCGCGTTACGACGTGGCGTTGGAGATCAATAACTCTTCATTTACCCATTCGCGCTTAGGCAGCGAACCGAATTGCCGGGCGATTGCCGCGGCGGTGCGTGATGCGGGCGGGCGGTTATCATTAGGTTCGGACTCGCATACCGCCTTTACCCTGGGGCATTTCGACCATTGTTTGCGTATCTTACGGGAAGTGGATTTTCCTGAAGATCGCGTGTTAAATGTCACGCCGCGCCGTCTGTTGGATTTCCTTGAAATGCGCAGCGGTAAACGAATTGATGAGTTTGCTGATTTGTGA
- the ghrA gene encoding glyoxylate/hydroxypyruvate reductase GhrA — MDIIFYHPSFNAQSWQQGLMQRLPQARVRCWHAGDNAPADYALVRTPPVEMLRGRSDLKGVFALGAGVDDILNQLHTHPDMIAPQVPLFRLEDTGMVQQMQEYAVYTVLGWFRRFDEYHLQKRQARWQPLANFSRHHFTVGILGAGVLGLGVAESLKGWGFPLRCWSRSPKLRDGIESFYGTEQLPDFLSGTRVLINLLPHTPQTKGIINQQLLSQLAPGAFVLNLARGAHLVEEDLLLALETGQVAAAALDVFAEEPLKASHPFWAYPRIAITPHNAAVTLPDAAMDYIAQAISLREGGEMPAGRVNLQRGY, encoded by the coding sequence GTGGACATCATTTTTTATCACCCATCTTTTAATGCGCAAAGCTGGCAACAAGGCTTAATGCAGCGGCTGCCGCAGGCGCGTGTGCGTTGCTGGCACGCTGGCGATAATGCGCCAGCGGATTATGCGCTGGTTCGCACGCCGCCGGTAGAGATGCTGCGCGGGCGCAGCGATTTGAAAGGGGTTTTCGCGCTGGGCGCCGGGGTGGATGACATCCTTAACCAACTGCATACCCACCCGGATATGATCGCGCCGCAAGTACCGTTATTCCGGCTTGAAGATACCGGTATGGTGCAGCAGATGCAGGAGTATGCGGTGTACACGGTGCTGGGTTGGTTCCGCCGGTTCGATGAGTATCATCTGCAAAAACGTCAGGCCCGCTGGCAGCCGCTCGCCAATTTTTCACGTCATCACTTTACGGTCGGCATTCTTGGCGCAGGGGTATTGGGGCTAGGCGTGGCGGAAAGCCTTAAAGGTTGGGGGTTTCCGCTACGTTGCTGGAGCCGCTCGCCAAAACTGCGAGACGGTATCGAAAGCTTTTATGGCACGGAACAGTTGCCGGACTTCCTTAGCGGCACGCGTGTTTTAATCAACCTGCTGCCGCATACGCCGCAGACCAAGGGTATTATTAATCAGCAACTATTGAGTCAGTTAGCGCCAGGAGCATTTGTTCTTAATCTGGCGCGCGGCGCGCATCTGGTTGAGGAAGACCTGCTGCTGGCGTTAGAGACCGGGCAGGTCGCCGCCGCCGCGCTGGATGTGTTTGCCGAAGAGCCATTAAAGGCGTCGCACCCTTTTTGGGCGTATCCGCGTATCGCCATCACCCCGCATAATGCCGCCGTAACCTTACCGGATGCCGCGATGGATTATATCGCGCAGGCGATTTCTTTGCGTGAAGGGGGGGAAATGCCTGCCGGACGCGTTAACCTTCAGCGCGGTTATTAA
- a CDS encoding CoA transferase: MDNLFANLLWRQMWHALRNANTPLPTFTLNGQQALSSAYPVSELAATSIALAAQAVNELTGNPRPIAVDIRLASRWFHSTFHPFRRAMPPSWDPFAGDYATRDGWIRLHTNAPHHRAAMESVLGRHSNRQSLAATVSRQAKQALEEAIITAGGCAAQMRTLAEWQQHPQGQSVAREALIDQSLTPEAAVPRWRLPTARPLLGVRVLDLTRIIAGPVATRFLAGLGADVLRIDPPSWEEPTLEEEITPGKRCARLDLKSATGRSQFEALLAQADVLVHGYRADALTLLGYDAERRQKLAPGLIDVSLNAWGWNGPWRNRRGFDSLVQMGCGIAARGREWKMSDAPVPLPVQALDHATGYLMAAAVLEGMRQRLARHTGFIARLSLARTACLLTDHPYPDAIQPHGLGPAPAADELEQLEITPWGCGYRLRPPVSLPGTPLLWSRGPSPLGSAAPGWLY; this comes from the coding sequence ATGGATAACCTTTTCGCTAATCTGCTCTGGCGCCAGATGTGGCACGCATTACGTAACGCAAACACGCCGTTACCGACGTTCACGCTTAATGGCCAGCAGGCGTTGAGCTCCGCCTATCCGGTGAGCGAGTTAGCCGCAACCAGCATCGCGCTGGCGGCACAGGCAGTGAATGAACTGACAGGCAACCCGCGCCCGATTGCGGTGGATATTCGCCTTGCATCACGTTGGTTTCACTCCACCTTTCATCCGTTCAGGCGCGCCATGCCTCCATCGTGGGACCCGTTCGCTGGCGACTATGCGACGCGTGATGGTTGGATCCGTTTGCATACCAACGCCCCTCATCATCGGGCCGCAATGGAGAGCGTACTGGGCCGGCATTCCAACCGTCAAAGCCTGGCGGCCACGGTAAGCCGCCAGGCTAAACAGGCGCTGGAGGAGGCGATTATCACCGCCGGCGGTTGTGCGGCGCAAATGCGGACGCTGGCCGAATGGCAGCAACACCCGCAGGGGCAAAGCGTCGCGCGTGAAGCGTTGATCGACCAAAGCTTAACGCCCGAAGCAGCCGTACCACGCTGGCGTTTACCCACCGCCCGTCCGCTACTTGGCGTACGCGTTCTGGATTTGACCCGCATCATCGCCGGGCCGGTCGCCACGCGCTTTCTGGCCGGATTGGGCGCCGATGTGTTGCGTATCGATCCGCCGAGTTGGGAAGAGCCAACGCTCGAAGAAGAGATCACGCCAGGTAAACGTTGCGCGCGTCTCGATCTAAAATCCGCTACCGGCAGAAGCCAATTCGAAGCACTGCTGGCACAAGCCGATGTGCTGGTTCATGGCTATCGGGCAGATGCGCTTACCTTGCTCGGTTATGATGCTGAACGACGGCAAAAGTTAGCGCCCGGTTTGATTGATGTTAGCCTGAATGCCTGGGGCTGGAACGGCCCGTGGCGTAATCGGCGCGGATTCGACAGCTTGGTTCAGATGGGGTGCGGCATTGCGGCCAGAGGACGTGAGTGGAAAATGAGCGATGCGCCGGTGCCGCTGCCGGTTCAGGCGCTGGATCATGCCACCGGTTATTTGATGGCGGCGGCGGTACTGGAAGGAATGCGTCAACGTCTGGCGCGCCACACCGGTTTTATCGCCCGTTTGTCACTGGCGCGTACCGCCTGCCTGTTAACCGACCATCCTTACCCTGATGCAATACAGCCGCACGGCCTCGGGCCTGCGCCAGCAGCCGACGAGTTGGAGCAGTTAGAAATAACACCGTGGGGGTGTGGTTACCGGCTTCGCCCGCCGGTATCGCTGCCCGGTACTCCGCTACTCTGGTCACGCGGGCCATCGCCACTTGGTTCTGCCGCGCCGGGCTGGCTCTATTGA